The Leisingera sp. NJS204 genome has a window encoding:
- the nqrE gene encoding NADH:ubiquinone reductase (Na(+)-transporting) subunit E: MEGLISLAVKAIFVENLALSFFLGMCTFIAVSKKISTALGLGISVMVVQAITVPANNLLLTYLLKPGALAWAGFPDVDLTFLGLISYIGVIAAMVQILEMILDKYFPPLYNALGIFLPLITVNCAILGGSLFMVERDYNFAEATTYGLSSGFGWALAITAMAGVREKLKYSDVPDGLQGLGITFITAGLMAMAFMSFSGVKL, encoded by the coding sequence ATGGAAGGGCTGATTTCACTCGCCGTCAAGGCCATCTTTGTTGAAAACCTGGCGCTGTCCTTCTTCCTGGGTATGTGTACCTTCATTGCGGTGTCGAAAAAGATCTCGACCGCGCTGGGGCTGGGGATTTCGGTCATGGTGGTGCAGGCCATCACCGTGCCGGCCAACAACCTGCTGCTGACTTACCTGCTGAAACCCGGCGCGCTGGCCTGGGCCGGCTTCCCGGATGTGGATCTGACCTTTCTTGGTCTGATTTCGTACATCGGGGTGATTGCGGCGATGGTGCAGATCCTGGAGATGATCCTGGATAAGTATTTCCCGCCGCTCTACAACGCGCTGGGGATCTTCCTGCCGCTGATCACGGTGAACTGCGCCATTCTGGGCGGTTCGCTGTTCATGGTGGAACGCGATTACAATTTTGCCGAAGCAACCACCTATGGCCTGTCTTCCGGCTTTGGCTGGGCGCTGGCGATCACCGCGATGGCCGGTGTGCGCGAGAAGCTGAAGTATTCCGACGTGCCGGACGGTCTGCAGGGCCTTGGCATCACCTTTATCACCGCGGGACTGATGGCGATGGCCTTTATGTCCTTCAGCGGCGTCAAACTGTAA
- a CDS encoding NADH:ubiquinone reductase (Na(+)-transporting) subunit D: MSQTKKEMLVDPLVDNNPITLQVLGICSALAVTSSLQVAFVMTLAVTFVTAFSSMFISVLRNQIPGSIRIIVQMVIIASLVILVDQVLKAYAFEISKTLSVFVGLIITNCIVMGRAEAFAMKNPPVASFIDGIGNGLGYGLILMLVGVIRELFGSGSLFGITILETVNNGGWYVPNGLLLLPPSAFFVIGLLIWGFRTWKPNQVEEREYKIQTVEAH, translated from the coding sequence ATGTCGCAGACCAAGAAGGAAATGCTGGTCGACCCGCTGGTCGACAACAACCCGATCACGCTGCAGGTTCTGGGCATCTGCTCGGCGCTGGCGGTGACATCGTCGCTGCAGGTGGCCTTTGTTATGACCCTGGCGGTGACTTTTGTGACCGCGTTCTCGTCAATGTTCATCTCGGTCCTGCGCAACCAGATCCCCGGCTCGATCCGGATCATCGTGCAGATGGTGATCATCGCGTCCCTGGTGATCCTGGTGGATCAGGTGCTGAAGGCCTATGCGTTCGAGATCTCAAAAACCCTGTCGGTCTTTGTTGGCCTGATCATCACCAACTGTATCGTGATGGGCCGCGCCGAAGCGTTTGCGATGAAGAACCCGCCGGTCGCGTCCTTTATCGACGGCATCGGCAACGGTCTGGGCTATGGGTTGATCCTGATGCTGGTCGGCGTGATCCGAGAGCTGTTCGGCTCTGGCTCGCTGTTCGGGATCACCATCCTGGAGACCGTGAACAACGGCGGCTGGTATGTGCCCAACGGCCTGCTGCTGCTGCCGCCCTCGGCGTTCTTTGTCATCGGCTTGCTGATCTGGGGCTTCCGCACTTGGAAACCGAACCAGGTGGAAGAGCGTGAATATAAAATCCAAACCGTGGAGGCGCACTGA
- a CDS encoding Na(+)-translocating NADH-quinone reductase subunit C: protein MADTQSKGLIGRFLAASPDSVGKTVFIAVAVCLVASMIVSSAAVSLRPVQETNRKRDKQLNVLQVAGLYEPGTDVAEAFAAFEPQVLDLQTGEFTDQFDAASFDGLAAAQDPELSRALDNDPAGIGRQSRYKTVYLLRDDAGALDKVILPIHGYGLWSTLYGFIAVEENGNDIFGLQFYQHGETPGLGAEVDNPRWKSLWSGKKLHDADGELQITVAKAQGPAGPEHHIDALAGATLTSVGVDNLVKFWMGEEGYAPFLTALQAGDF, encoded by the coding sequence ATGGCTGATACCCAAAGCAAGGGCCTGATCGGCCGTTTCCTTGCCGCATCGCCGGATTCGGTTGGCAAGACCGTGTTCATTGCTGTCGCCGTCTGTCTGGTGGCCTCGATGATCGTGTCCTCCGCCGCTGTCAGCTTGCGCCCGGTGCAGGAAACCAACCGCAAACGCGACAAGCAGCTGAACGTGCTGCAGGTGGCGGGATTGTATGAGCCGGGCACAGATGTCGCCGAAGCTTTTGCCGCGTTTGAACCGCAGGTGCTGGATCTGCAGACCGGTGAATTCACCGATCAGTTCGACGCCGCCAGCTTTGACGGTCTGGCCGCCGCGCAGGACCCGGAGCTGAGCCGCGCGCTGGACAATGATCCGGCCGGCATCGGCCGCCAGTCGCGCTACAAGACCGTTTACCTGCTGCGCGACGACGCGGGTGCGCTGGACAAGGTGATCCTGCCGATCCACGGCTATGGCCTGTGGTCGACCCTCTATGGCTTTATCGCGGTTGAGGAGAACGGCAACGACATCTTTGGTCTGCAATTCTACCAGCACGGCGAAACCCCCGGCCTGGGCGCCGAGGTGGACAACCCGCGCTGGAAATCCCTGTGGAGCGGCAAGAAGCTGCATGACGCTGATGGCGAATTGCAGATCACCGTTGCCAAGGCGCAAGGCCCGGCCGGGCCGGAGCACCACATTGATGCGCTGGCCGGCGCGACGCTGACCTCTGTCGGTGTCGACAACCTGGTGAAATTCTGGATGGGCGAAGAGGGTTACGCACCCTTCCTGACCGCCCTGCAAGCGGGAGACTTCTGA
- a CDS encoding NADH:ubiquinone reductase (Na(+)-transporting) subunit B: MGLRSFFDRIEPHFEKGGKYEKLFPVYEMVESFLYTPKTVTTAAPHARSYVDMKRIMTYVVIATIPCILWGMWNTGYQANAAIAGLGADAATGWRIAILQMFGISLDAANPMANIAHGFLYFLPIYLVTLIAGGIFEVIFATVRGHEVNEGFLVTSMLYTLIMPASAPLWQVALGIIFGVVIGKEVFGGTGKNFLNPALTGRAFLYFAYPANMSGDSVWTPVDGFSGATALGVTAADGVQALAAKGIEWSDAFIGTIQGSFGETSTVACAIGLAFLLFTKIANWRLIAGCLGGMIAFSLLLNLIGSDTNPMFAMPWYWHLVLGGYAFGLVFMVTEPVSASHTNAGRYIYGALIGVMVVLIRVLNPAFPEGMMLAILFGNVFAPLIDYFVVQANIKRRARRHG; this comes from the coding sequence ATGGGATTGCGCAGCTTCTTTGACAGGATCGAGCCGCACTTTGAAAAGGGCGGCAAATACGAGAAACTCTTCCCCGTCTATGAGATGGTGGAGAGCTTTCTTTACACCCCCAAGACTGTGACCACCGCAGCGCCGCATGCGCGTTCATACGTCGATATGAAGCGGATCATGACCTATGTGGTGATCGCCACTATCCCCTGCATTCTGTGGGGTATGTGGAACACCGGCTATCAGGCGAACGCGGCGATTGCCGGGCTTGGCGCTGATGCCGCGACCGGCTGGCGCATTGCCATTCTGCAGATGTTCGGCATTTCGCTGGATGCGGCGAACCCGATGGCCAATATCGCGCACGGGTTCCTGTATTTCCTGCCGATCTATTTGGTGACGCTGATTGCCGGCGGCATTTTCGAGGTGATCTTTGCCACCGTGCGCGGCCACGAGGTGAACGAGGGCTTCCTTGTGACTTCGATGCTTTACACGCTGATCATGCCGGCCTCGGCGCCGCTGTGGCAGGTGGCATTGGGCATCATCTTTGGCGTGGTGATCGGCAAGGAAGTTTTTGGCGGCACCGGCAAGAACTTTCTGAACCCCGCATTGACCGGCAGGGCGTTCCTGTATTTCGCCTATCCGGCGAACATGTCGGGCGACAGTGTCTGGACCCCGGTTGACGGGTTTTCCGGCGCCACCGCGCTGGGTGTGACAGCCGCCGACGGTGTGCAGGCGCTGGCTGCCAAGGGCATCGAATGGTCGGACGCCTTCATTGGCACCATTCAGGGCAGCTTTGGCGAGACCTCGACCGTGGCCTGCGCCATTGGTCTGGCCTTCCTGCTGTTCACCAAGATCGCCAACTGGCGCCTGATCGCGGGCTGTTTGGGCGGGATGATTGCGTTCTCGCTGCTGCTGAACCTCATCGGCTCCGACACCAACCCGATGTTTGCAATGCCGTGGTACTGGCACCTGGTGCTGGGCGGCTATGCGTTCGGTCTGGTGTTCATGGTCACGGAACCTGTGTCCGCATCGCACACCAACGCGGGCCGCTATATCTATGGTGCTCTCATCGGTGTGATGGTTGTGCTGATCCGGGTGCTGAACCCGGCCTTCCCCGAAGGCATGATGCTGGCGATCCTGTTCGGCAACGTCTTTGCACCGCTGATCGACTACTTCGTCGTGCAGGCCAACATCAAACGGAGGGCGCGCCGCCATGGCTGA
- a CDS encoding Na(+)-translocating NADH-quinone reductase subunit A, producing MKTFNLRKGLDLPVTGAPEQTIHPGPAITSVAVLGPDYLGLKPRMLVQEGEEVQRGTPLFCHKDAEAAMMVAPMTGKVVAINRGARRVLESVVIAVSDADDNGVDFSATGNADTAEGLTEKLCAAGLWTAFRTRPYSKMPQPGSKPGAIFVTAIDSEPLAADAAVIINDAAEAFAAGLKALTLLTEGTTYLCQKAGDSIPGTDVAGVEAAAFSGPHPAGLAGTHIHFLKPLRAEDQVWTISYQDVIAIGRLLLTGHLDPSIVVALAGPAAREPRLVRTVMGASTDELTRGEIAADGPVRVISGSILSGRQAAGSFAYLGRFARQVALMEEDRKQIPLGWIRPMGGKYAVQPVLGSALSRKLFSLTSNLNGGRRAMVPTGTFEQLMPQDYLPTQLLRALLVMDTDTAQALGALELDEEDMGLVGFACPAKYEYGQALRDCLAKIEKEG from the coding sequence ATGAAGACATTTAACTTGAGGAAGGGGCTGGATCTGCCGGTGACAGGCGCGCCGGAACAGACCATTCACCCCGGCCCGGCCATCACTTCGGTGGCGGTTCTGGGCCCCGATTATCTGGGTTTGAAACCCCGCATGCTGGTGCAGGAAGGCGAGGAGGTCCAGCGCGGAACTCCGCTGTTCTGCCACAAGGATGCCGAAGCCGCGATGATGGTCGCGCCGATGACCGGCAAGGTCGTGGCAATCAACCGCGGTGCGCGCCGGGTGCTGGAAAGCGTGGTGATCGCGGTTTCCGATGCGGACGACAACGGCGTTGATTTCTCGGCCACCGGCAATGCCGATACTGCCGAGGGGCTGACCGAAAAGCTGTGCGCGGCTGGTCTGTGGACCGCGTTCCGCACCCGTCCTTATTCCAAGATGCCGCAGCCGGGTTCCAAGCCGGGCGCGATCTTTGTGACTGCGATCGACAGCGAGCCGCTGGCGGCTGACGCTGCCGTGATCATCAATGATGCGGCTGAGGCATTTGCGGCAGGTCTGAAAGCGCTGACCCTGCTGACCGAGGGCACCACCTATCTGTGCCAGAAGGCTGGCGACAGCATTCCGGGCACCGATGTTGCCGGGGTTGAGGCGGCGGCCTTCTCCGGCCCGCACCCTGCAGGTCTTGCCGGGACCCACATCCATTTCCTGAAACCGCTGCGCGCCGAGGATCAGGTCTGGACGATTTCCTATCAGGATGTGATCGCCATCGGCCGCCTGCTGCTGACCGGCCATCTGGACCCTTCCATTGTTGTTGCGCTCGCCGGGCCTGCGGCGCGCGAGCCGCGTCTGGTCCGCACCGTGATGGGGGCCTCCACCGATGAGCTGACCCGCGGCGAGATTGCTGCGGACGGCCCGGTGCGGGTGATCTCCGGCTCTATCCTGTCGGGCCGTCAGGCTGCGGGCTCGTTTGCATATCTGGGCCGGTTCGCCCGTCAGGTTGCCCTGATGGAAGAAGACCGCAAGCAGATCCCGCTGGGCTGGATCCGCCCCATGGGCGGCAAATACGCGGTGCAGCCTGTGCTGGGGTCCGCCCTGTCGCGCAAGCTGTTCAGCCTGACCAGCAATCTGAACGGCGGCCGCCGCGCGATGGTGCCCACCGGCACGTTTGAGCAGCTGATGCCGCAGGACTATCTGCCGACACAGCTGTTGCGGGCATTGCTGGTGATGGACACCGACACCGCGCAGGCGCTGGGTGCGCTGGAGCTGGACGAAGAGGACATGGGCCTCGTCGGTTTTGCCTGCCCCGCCAAATATGAATACGGGCAAGCGCTGCGCGACTGCCTCGCCAAGATTGAAAAGGAGGGCTGA
- a CDS encoding mandelate racemase/muconate lactonizing enzyme family protein: MKIKKIELYQLDLPYSGGTYMLSGGREYRSFDASFVRITTDTGLEGWGESTPFGATYIAAHALGARAGIVEIAPYLLDRDPRQMDRINDAMDEALLGHNHAKSAIDLACWDLFGKSVNLPVCELLGGSTGKRLPVISSIYAGSPEDMRARVAQHREMGYLGHSVKVGALDSEGGPALDAERIRASLADRQPGEFFLVDANGGLTPETALRILRMLPEGLDFVLEAPCKTWRETMSLRKRCSVPIILDELVQQDEDIALMLVEDVADGIGLKISKAGGLTHGRRHRDMCLAAGATVSVQDTVGSAVAFSAIAHLGATVPERSLRCILDCRDMVTLKTAEFDAPVQDGGVLVPDAPGLGITVDRDLMGAPQAVWEA; encoded by the coding sequence GTGAAGATCAAGAAAATCGAATTGTATCAGCTGGACCTGCCCTATTCCGGCGGCACCTACATGCTGTCAGGCGGACGGGAGTACCGCAGTTTTGATGCCTCTTTTGTGCGGATCACCACCGACACCGGACTGGAAGGCTGGGGCGAGAGCACGCCGTTCGGCGCCACCTATATCGCCGCGCACGCCTTGGGTGCGCGAGCGGGGATCGTCGAGATTGCGCCGTATCTGCTGGACCGTGATCCGCGGCAGATGGACCGCATCAACGATGCGATGGACGAGGCGCTGCTGGGCCACAATCACGCCAAATCGGCAATTGATCTGGCCTGCTGGGACCTGTTCGGGAAATCGGTGAACCTGCCGGTCTGCGAATTGCTGGGCGGCTCTACGGGCAAACGCCTGCCGGTGATCTCTTCGATCTATGCGGGCAGCCCTGAGGACATGCGCGCGCGCGTCGCGCAGCACCGCGAGATGGGCTATCTGGGGCATTCGGTCAAGGTCGGCGCGCTGGACAGCGAAGGCGGCCCGGCGCTGGACGCGGAGCGTATCCGCGCGTCCTTGGCGGACCGGCAGCCGGGGGAGTTCTTTCTGGTCGATGCCAATGGCGGGCTGACGCCGGAGACCGCCTTGCGGATACTGCGGATGCTGCCCGAGGGGCTGGATTTTGTGCTGGAGGCGCCTTGCAAGACCTGGCGCGAGACGATGTCGCTGCGCAAGCGCTGCAGCGTGCCGATCATCCTGGATGAGCTGGTGCAGCAGGATGAGGACATCGCGCTGATGCTGGTCGAGGACGTGGCCGACGGCATCGGCCTCAAGATCTCCAAGGCGGGCGGGCTGACCCATGGACGGCGGCACCGGGACATGTGCCTGGCTGCCGGTGCGACGGTCAGTGTGCAGGATACCGTCGGCTCTGCCGTGGCGTTTTCCGCCATTGCGCATCTGGGCGCCACGGTGCCGGAGCGGTCCCTGCGCTGCATTTTGGACTGCCGCGATATGGTGACGCTGAAAACCGCGGAATTCGACGCGCCTGTGCAGGACGGCGGCGTGCTGGTGCCGGATGCGCCGGGGCTTGGGATCACCGTTGACCGTGATCTGATGGGCGCGCCGCAGGCTGTCTGGGAAGCGTGA
- a CDS encoding alcohol dehydrogenase family protein has product MIPSKMAAVLLTGHGGIGKLDYRTDVPVPQPKAGEVLIRIAAAGINNTDINTRIGWYSKAVDADTNAGGATGFDSVDDDDASWSGKPLEFPRIQGADACGHIAAVGERVDPSRIGERVLVRNMLRSYVDYRPFECWTFGSECDGGFAQFAVAPARETHAVNCNWSDAELASIPCAYSTAENMLHRVGLGAETVLISGASGGVGSAAVQLAKRRGATVIALSSAAKAEEVLALGADRVVDRNADLRTELGEGSVDVVVDLVAGPQWPAFMDVLRRGGRYATAGAIAGPIAEIDVRTLYLKDLTLMGCTFQEDEVFANLISYIEAGEIRPLVAKTYPLAEIATAQEDFLSKKHTGKLVLMIPEAEA; this is encoded by the coding sequence ATGATCCCCAGTAAAATGGCAGCCGTGCTGCTAACCGGCCACGGCGGTATCGGCAAACTGGACTACCGCACCGATGTGCCGGTGCCGCAGCCCAAGGCCGGCGAGGTGCTGATCCGCATTGCGGCGGCGGGCATTAACAACACCGACATCAACACCCGGATCGGCTGGTACTCCAAGGCGGTGGATGCGGACACCAATGCGGGCGGCGCCACCGGGTTTGACAGCGTCGATGACGACGATGCCAGCTGGTCCGGCAAGCCGCTGGAATTCCCGCGCATTCAGGGCGCGGATGCCTGCGGGCACATCGCAGCGGTGGGGGAGAGGGTCGACCCGTCCCGTATCGGCGAGCGGGTGCTGGTGCGCAACATGCTGCGCTCTTACGTCGATTACCGCCCCTTTGAGTGCTGGACCTTCGGCAGCGAATGCGACGGCGGTTTTGCCCAGTTCGCGGTCGCCCCGGCGCGCGAGACCCATGCAGTGAACTGCAACTGGTCCGATGCCGAGCTGGCCTCGATCCCTTGCGCCTATTCGACGGCTGAGAACATGCTGCACCGGGTTGGCCTTGGCGCCGAAACCGTGCTGATCTCGGGCGCGTCGGGCGGCGTCGGCTCTGCCGCCGTGCAATTGGCCAAGCGCCGCGGTGCCACCGTGATCGCGCTGTCCTCTGCTGCGAAGGCGGAGGAGGTGCTGGCGCTTGGCGCCGACCGTGTGGTGGACCGCAACGCTGATCTGCGCACAGAGCTGGGCGAGGGATCCGTCGATGTGGTGGTCGATCTGGTCGCTGGCCCGCAGTGGCCTGCGTTTATGGACGTTTTACGGCGCGGCGGGCGTTATGCCACCGCCGGCGCCATTGCAGGGCCGATTGCTGAGATCGACGTGCGCACGCTGTACCTGAAGGACCTGACCCTGATGGGCTGCACCTTTCAGGAGGATGAGGTGTTCGCCAATCTGATCTCATATATCGAGGCCGGGGAAATCCGCCCGCTGGTCGCCAAGACTTATCCGCTGGCTGAGATTGCAACCGCGCAGGAGGACTTCCTGAGCAAGAAACATACCGGCAAGCTGGTGCTGATGATCCCGGAGGCCGAGGCGTGA
- a CDS encoding aldehyde dehydrogenase family protein, which translates to MSRFLNDGLARNFLAGAWAEGDGGKRIAVEDPGNGRHVADCALAGEESLARALEAARASFDRGDLAAMKPAKRGQLMQRIAAEIRGIAGEGAELLCRESGKSLSAAHDEFEEAAQYFEYYGGMADKIEGKSIPLGPDYADFTVYEPYGVSAQIVPWNFPVSIAARSLAPAMAAGNSVIIKSPELDPMALAMLGVALERADVPAGTVSILNGIGADLGARLVESSQIDQIVFTGSVPTGQAILRAAANPVTPALMELGGKSAAVAFEDANLDTLMSSLQSGIFYNAGQVCSAMSRVLVHRSIYDEAVERAAALANGLSVGHGLDNPGLTPVISARQLDGIETLVATARQSGARAASGGARLERDGYFMAPTILADVDPASRVAQEEIFGPVTCFTPFDTEAEAIAMANGTAFGLVAGVFTRDLARAHRVANRLRAGQVFVNEWFAGGISTPFGGVGKSGFGREKGLEALYNYVRTKNIAISLKG; encoded by the coding sequence ATGAGCCGTTTTTTAAACGACGGTCTGGCCAGGAATTTCCTGGCCGGAGCCTGGGCCGAGGGCGATGGCGGCAAACGCATCGCCGTTGAGGACCCTGGCAACGGCCGCCATGTGGCTGATTGCGCACTGGCGGGCGAGGAAAGCCTGGCCCGCGCACTGGAAGCCGCCCGCGCCAGTTTTGACCGCGGCGATCTGGCGGCCATGAAGCCCGCAAAACGCGGCCAGCTGATGCAGCGCATTGCAGCGGAAATCCGCGGCATCGCGGGTGAGGGCGCAGAGCTTTTGTGCCGCGAAAGCGGCAAGAGCCTCAGCGCGGCGCATGACGAATTCGAAGAAGCCGCGCAGTATTTCGAATATTACGGCGGCATGGCCGACAAGATCGAAGGCAAGTCGATCCCGCTTGGCCCGGATTACGCTGATTTTACGGTCTATGAGCCTTATGGCGTCTCTGCCCAGATCGTGCCTTGGAACTTCCCGGTTTCGATTGCCGCACGCTCGCTGGCGCCTGCGATGGCGGCGGGCAACTCGGTGATCATCAAATCGCCGGAGCTGGACCCGATGGCGCTGGCGATGCTGGGTGTCGCATTGGAACGCGCTGATGTCCCCGCGGGGACAGTGTCGATTCTGAACGGCATCGGTGCAGACCTTGGCGCGCGGCTGGTGGAAAGCAGCCAAATCGACCAGATCGTCTTTACCGGCTCGGTGCCGACCGGCCAGGCGATCCTGCGCGCCGCGGCCAATCCGGTGACGCCCGCGCTGATGGAGCTGGGCGGCAAATCCGCGGCTGTGGCGTTTGAGGATGCCAACCTCGACACGCTGATGTCCAGCTTGCAAAGCGGCATCTTCTATAACGCCGGTCAGGTGTGTTCGGCGATGTCTCGGGTGCTGGTGCACCGTTCGATCTATGACGAGGCGGTGGAACGCGCCGCGGCGCTGGCAAATGGTCTCAGCGTTGGCCACGGATTGGACAACCCCGGCCTCACCCCGGTGATCTCGGCGCGTCAGCTGGACGGCATCGAAACACTGGTGGCCACCGCCCGCCAAAGCGGTGCCCGCGCAGCATCTGGCGGTGCCCGGCTGGAACGCGACGGCTACTTTATGGCGCCGACCATTCTGGCGGATGTGGATCCCGCGTCCCGTGTCGCGCAGGAAGAGATCTTTGGCCCCGTCACCTGCTTCACCCCCTTCGACACCGAGGCCGAGGCGATCGCCATGGCCAACGGCACCGCGTTCGGGCTGGTGGCCGGCGTCTTTACCCGAGACCTCGCACGGGCGCACCGGGTCGCGAACCGCCTGCGCGCCGGGCAGGTGTTTGTGAACGAATGGTTCGCTGGCGGCATCTCGACCCCGTTCGGCGGCGTTGGCAAATCGGGCTTTGGTCGTGAAAAGGGATTGGAGGCGCTTTATAATTATGTGCGCACCAAGAACATCGCGATCTCGCTGAAGGGCTGA
- a CDS encoding aromatic ring-hydroxylating oxygenase subunit alpha, which translates to MNKHDTLAPVMAPVNVANGLPNAHYIDPAVFAEEKRSVLFANWSGIGFGKDVPEPGYAKPVDFLGMPLLIVRDNDGEVGVFQNTCRHRGMILVEKPGKIRGAIRCPYHSWCYGLNGRLVSTPHVGGPGNNKHEDIKLDELGLVRIRSYVWRDVIFANVDGNAPAFEDAHAGLLERWKEFETPVHHGGETSGFQLEVKTNWKLAVENYCESYHLPWVHPGLNSYSRLEDHYNIEVPGHYSGQGTLVYRQMKGEDGTMFPDFEGLSSKWDEGGEYVAVYPNVLLGVQRDHAFAIILEPVDTENTVEHIELYYAKSADDTPDLEQLRDENAKLWKTVFEEDVFVVEGMQKGRHGELFDGGRFSPAMDGPTHNFHAWVADQVTKGRAA; encoded by the coding sequence ATGAACAAGCATGACACGCTTGCCCCGGTGATGGCTCCGGTCAACGTGGCCAACGGCCTGCCGAACGCCCATTACATCGACCCCGCCGTCTTTGCCGAAGAGAAACGCTCGGTGCTGTTTGCCAATTGGTCCGGCATCGGCTTTGGCAAGGATGTGCCGGAACCGGGCTATGCCAAACCGGTGGATTTCCTCGGGATGCCGCTGTTGATCGTGCGCGACAATGATGGCGAAGTCGGCGTTTTTCAGAACACTTGCCGCCACCGCGGCATGATCCTGGTTGAAAAACCCGGCAAGATCCGGGGCGCCATCCGCTGCCCCTATCACAGCTGGTGCTATGGCCTGAACGGCCGCCTGGTCTCAACCCCGCATGTGGGCGGCCCCGGCAACAACAAGCATGAAGACATCAAGCTGGACGAGCTGGGCCTGGTCCGCATCCGTTCCTATGTCTGGCGCGACGTGATCTTTGCCAATGTCGACGGCAACGCGCCCGCGTTTGAAGACGCCCACGCTGGCCTTCTGGAACGCTGGAAGGAATTTGAGACCCCGGTGCATCACGGCGGCGAAACCTCGGGCTTTCAGCTGGAGGTCAAAACCAACTGGAAACTGGCGGTTGAGAACTACTGCGAAAGCTACCACCTGCCCTGGGTGCATCCGGGGCTGAACAGCTATTCCCGGCTGGAAGACCATTACAACATCGAGGTTCCGGGCCATTATTCTGGCCAGGGCACCCTGGTCTACCGCCAGATGAAGGGCGAAGACGGCACAATGTTCCCGGATTTCGAAGGGCTGAGCAGCAAATGGGACGAGGGCGGCGAATATGTGGCCGTCTACCCGAACGTGCTGCTGGGTGTGCAGCGTGACCATGCCTTTGCGATCATCCTTGAGCCGGTCGACACCGAAAACACCGTTGAACACATCGAGCTCTATTACGCCAAATCCGCCGATGACACGCCGGACCTGGAACAGCTGCGCGATGAGAACGCCAAACTGTGGAAGACCGTGTTCGAGGAAGACGTCTTTGTCGTCGAGGGCATGCAGAAGGGCCGCCACGGCGAGCTGTTCGACGGCGGCCGTTTCTCGCCCGCGATGGACGGGCCGACCCATAACTTCCACGCCTGGGTGGCCGATCAGGTGACCAAGGGCCGCGCGGCATGA
- a CDS encoding LysR substrate-binding domain-containing protein, giving the protein MSRRHYSLPPLTTLAAFEAAARHLSFKNAAQELSVTPGAVSHQVKALEAELQVPLFQRKHRGVELTEEGEALFDTLATSFSKISLSLKTIRDRHTGDTVTIGSTSAVASLWLSPSVVRFWRRHPDVNVNQIVNDRPLRSMPDVDFYIRYGRERDTRLQQTELYRDHLVPVGNRELAEKLTGCPLEELAQQRLLHLESDDKSWTTWADWFQQQGYDGPIAPGVRVNNYSVALQAAQDGTGLALGWQRLLNPLLTTGQLVPIGPHVLAAPHGFHLVGRPDAEMSESARLLRNWVIDELSHASDESS; this is encoded by the coding sequence ATGTCCCGCCGCCATTACAGCCTGCCGCCGCTGACCACCCTGGCCGCGTTTGAGGCCGCCGCCCGGCATCTCAGCTTTAAGAATGCCGCGCAGGAGCTGTCCGTCACCCCCGGCGCCGTCAGCCATCAGGTCAAGGCGCTGGAGGCCGAACTGCAGGTGCCGCTGTTTCAGCGCAAGCACCGCGGAGTCGAGCTGACTGAGGAAGGCGAGGCGTTGTTTGATACGCTGGCGACCTCGTTTTCCAAGATCTCGCTTAGCCTGAAAACCATCCGCGACCGCCATACCGGCGACACAGTGACCATCGGTTCCACCTCTGCGGTGGCCTCATTGTGGCTGTCGCCGTCGGTGGTGCGGTTCTGGCGCCGGCACCCGGATGTGAACGTCAACCAAATCGTCAACGACCGGCCCTTGCGCAGTATGCCCGACGTGGATTTCTACATCCGCTACGGGCGCGAGCGCGACACCAGGCTGCAACAGACCGAGTTGTACCGCGACCACCTGGTGCCGGTGGGCAACCGGGAACTGGCTGAAAAGCTGACCGGCTGCCCGCTGGAGGAACTGGCGCAGCAGCGGCTGCTGCATCTGGAATCCGACGACAAAAGCTGGACCACCTGGGCCGACTGGTTCCAGCAGCAGGGCTATGACGGCCCCATCGCGCCAGGGGTGCGGGTCAACAACTACTCGGTCGCGCTGCAGGCCGCGCAGGACGGAACCGGGCTGGCGCTGGGGTGGCAGCGCCTGCTGAACCCCTTGCTGACCACGGGCCAGCTGGTGCCGATCGGCCCGCATGTGCTGGCCGCCCCGCACGGGTTCCACCTGGTGGGCCGCCCGGATGCGGAAATGTCGGAATCCGCCCGGTTGCTTCGCAATTGGGTGATTGACGAGCTGAGTCACGCCTCAGATGAATCCAGCTAA